In one window of Camelina sativa cultivar DH55 chromosome 15, Cs, whole genome shotgun sequence DNA:
- the LOC109129111 gene encoding uncharacterized protein LOC109129111: MAAESITVSDNPTLLSVNMTNVTRLTTTNFLMWSRQVHALLNGYALAGYLDGSSIPPSLTITSDVGVVSPNPAFLLWQRQDQLIYSALLGAISVSIQPILSTTETSAQIWKKLSLTYANPSRGHVQQLRQQVRQWKKGTKTIDEFVQGLVTRFDQLALLGKPIDIEDQVDYLVDGLSEDYK, from the coding sequence ATGGCTGCTGAATCTATCACTGTGTCCGACAACCCTACTCTCCTCAGCGTCAATATGACGAATGTCACTCGCCTCACCACGACGAACTTTCTCATGTGGAGCCGACAGGTTCATGCCTTGCTCAATGGTTATGCGCTTGCTGGATACCTTGATGGATCCAGCATTCCACCATCTCTCACCATCACTTCTGATGTTGGTGTTGTTTCACCCAACCCTGCCTTCCTCCTATGGCAACGTCAAGATCAACTCATTTACAGTGCTCTCTTGGGTGCCATCTCTGTCTCGATTCAGCCTATCCTTTCCACGACGGAAACCTCTGCTCAGATCTGGAAGAAACTCTCGCTCACCTACGCAAATCCCAGCCGTGGTCATGTCCAGCAACTGCGTCAACAAGTTCGCCAATGGAAGAAAGGCACCAAAACCATCGATGAGTTTGTTCAGGGTCTTGTGACTCGTTTTGATCAATTGGCGCTTCTTGGCAAGCCCATTGATATTGAAGATCAAGTCGATTACCTTGTTGATGGTCTCTCTGAAGACTACAAGTAG
- the LOC104746953 gene encoding putative F-box protein At3g23950, with the protein MDIPEVAFVVLVRLPLKSIARFRSVCKEWKDLIDSDFFRDHFISRNSSSSISWSIIQMQPHKLTLEIVGHHGCKTWGLARSPGSFMSFFVEKAIKKLLVLACTDGLVLLYAEATDETPMYYVGNPFFQVWFRVPLPPFLSLGDLQRLRLHERFRDTGFVTKMQSGIVVSYKVVLVMTHGGTNVGFAIYSSDTGTWETRHVTCPLHHCWFSHRKSIALNGMLHWFSSLNSSFMAYDFYGGNVDDECRIISFPDSGKHDVLRRFSRTFTTSEGSIVYFNAYGENENRTLRVWRLVKYTDSPEDAWQLLWEVSLVSMNDWLGIDYFPVVMHPLNSEIIYLWCMDKKGMVLFNLRTLALSLHKENEDDSKCMDSCVLSFNRCSEYMENICGYFFASFNGCGPNQLLFSQYVLPRWLHRLPRPPPT; encoded by the coding sequence atGGATATTCCTGAAGTGGCGTTTGTTGTCTTGGTGCGACTTCCGTTGAAAAGCATTGCAAGATTCAGATCAGTGTGCAAAGAATGGAAAGATTTGATCGATTCAGACTTCTTCCGAGATCACTTCATCTCTCgcaactcatcttcttcaatctcgtGGTCAATCATTCAGATGCAACCTCACAAACTGACACTTGAAATCGTGGGTCATCATGGATGCAAAACATGGGGACTTGCTCGTTCTCCGGGATCTTTCATGAGTTTCTTTGTCGAGAAAGCAATCAAGAAGCTACTAGTCTTGGCTTGCACCGATGGATTGGTCTTGCTTTACGCAGAAGCTACCGATGAAACTCCTATGTATTACGTTGGAAACCCTTTCTTTCAAGTGTGGTTTCGAGTCCCTCTccctccttttctctctttgggAGATCTTCAGAGATTACGGCTGCATGAGCGTTTCAGGGACACTGGATTCGTTACCAAGATGCAGAGTGGTATCGTTGTGAGTTACAAGGTTGTGTTGGTGATGACTCACGGTGGTACTAACGTCGGTTTTGCGATTTACTCATCTGATACGGGGACGTGGGAAACTCGACATGTGACTTGTCCTCTTCATCATTGCTGGTTTAGTCACCGCAAGTCGATTGCTTTGAATGGGATGCTTCACTGGTTTTCAAGTCTCAACTCTTCTTTTATGGCCTATGATTTCTATGGAGGTAATGTTGATGATGAGTGTCGTATCATATCTTTCCCCGATAGTGGAAAACATGATGTGTTACGGCGTTTTAGCAGAACCTTTACAACCTCGGAAGGGTCGATTGTGTATTTCAACGCGTACGGTGAAAATGAAAACCGCACGTTACGGGTTTGGAGGCTGGTCAAGTATACTGATAGTCCTGAGGACGCGTGGCAGCTCTTATGGGAAGTTAGCTTGGTTTCTATGAATGATTGGTTAGGTATTGATTATTTCCCGGTGGTGATGCATCCTTTGAACTCTGAGATCATCTACTTGTGGTGCATGGACAAGAAAGGCATGGTCTTGTTCAACTTGAGGACACTAGCGTTGAGTCTTCACAAGGAAAACGAAGACGATAGCAAGTGTATGGATAGTTGCGTCTTGAGTTTTAACAGATGTAGCGAGTACATGGAGAACATCTGTGGCTACTTTTTCGCATCGTTTAACGGTTGTGGTCCTAACCAACTCCTTTTTTCACAGTATGTTCTCCCTCGTTGGTTGCACCGGCTCCCTCGTCCTCCACCTACTTAG